From the Trichoplusia ni isolate ovarian cell line Hi5 chromosome 1, tn1, whole genome shotgun sequence genome, the window CTGTAGTAGTAACACTGTAGTTTTACAAGACTTACTTGAGCCTTGAGATAGtaccataaaaatacaaaataaactataccAATGcctgaaaacaaataatatgatgCAACTAAAAGCAGTATATTATACTAACTACTTTGACTAATTACatcaatatcataatatatattgGAATTGCTCAAGTTTTCCGAAGTTTTTCGGGttccattttttaatgtaaccatATTACTTATGCTCTGCTGTCTGTTCATCTGTCCTTCAGCAGGCAGtacatgaactgtgatagctagacaacaaaattttttttagaagttttctcaactaatgcaaaaaatgCATACAACTAATACTAAAATTGCATTCACAGTTGTTATTTAtggttatttaagttttttttttacccatACAAATTgacaattaatacaaaattaaagtgAAGAGTGGACTTTTTTGCAATCTGGTAGTGGCTGTCTACAGCCAAACCTCTGTGGTCCAAGGGCCAAGAAGTACCTCTAGCGCTTCAGTAAGCTTTTCTGCATACAACCTGCAATGACAGCACAGCATGTTCGTCTTTTGAACTTTGTAGTTTGGTTCCTGGCCACCTAATGTTATGATTAGCCTGATGTAACctgtatattataaaaaagggtGATCCTGGAAATAAGCCCCAGGGAGCCTTTTACATTGTTGGAAGGTGTTGAATTATTTGGATGCTTGTTCAAACAAGCTTGTCTAGTATGACCCACAAATTTGACTTCACTGCTCCGCGTCAATGAGTTTGCAGCCTTTATATATTCTATTTGTTCATTGATAGTATGTGTTCATGTATCTAGGATTCAAATAGCAAAACCTATAAGATAATGCAGGGTCCTTTCATAGAGTCCGCTAGCCAGAATAGTGATGTCGTCCATGGACAAACTATGAGGTTGTGTTGGGTGTTGAGTCTCAATGGGAACTTGTATGGCCATGTTCCTAAGCCCGTGGTTTGTTGGGCTGTTGAGTCGACGCCATGTTTCAACAGAGCTTTTGTAAAGTTGTTCTATCATAAGAGACATAAGGTCTATTGTTTGGTCGAGAGATCCATCTCAATTGGGACATAGTGCCCTATGCCTAAACGCATTTGGTATTCCCATCGCAAAGCCGTGCGAAAAGGAGAAACGATGTGAGGCTTACTGATCTGTAGGACTTGGGTAGTCGCTGGTATGAATAGCACTTTTACTTCAAAATTTGTGTGGGATATAATGTAAGGCTAAGCACATCCATCTAGGCTAGCTGATTTAGGTCCGAATTACAAAAGGCTACTCAAGTCCAGTTTGATGTTAAATCACCtgatcatagtttaaatattgaatctgcaCTTGAGGGTCATTCTTATCtcagaacattattttaacgCGTCTCAAGCAGAGAATATGTTTTGTCTATGAATCAGACTGTCTtcgtttacaaatttatttttcccgAAATTCTGGATCAACATacgcaaaataagaatttagtcTCAAaccgaattaataattatattgagaTTTAAAGACGATATAAGCTTTTTAACTgtaggttttgtttaaaaaaattaaataaattatcgttaAATAACGTTACGAAACGTGAACGtaataaattatcgtaataatcaaactcttcaaaaatatcCGTTATTTCTATTCAAACAATTATTTGGTAAACTCAAAACTGACAGGGAAATCTCTGCTCAAGCGCGATGTCGACCACACTTGAGTAATCACAGATCTAATCTCTACTTAAGTAGTAATCTACAACTGAGTAATGATTTAGAATAAGATCTACACTCGGCTGAACTATGATCACCGAATCTATGCTTGAGGAGTgttctaaaatgaaatctcaacTCAAATCTAGTTAATAGAGATTAGGACTGGAGTAGCCTTCTGTAGGACCTTAGAGTCTAGAAAGGTGTTGGCTTGGATTTCGTTTTAGACCTCTGTACAGTTAACATACACTTAAGtattcttattcaaataaacatcgTTATTGCCAGATATGCCCTCGCAGAAATGCCTCTGAGGTACCGGTCTGCTTCAGTTAGACAGTTTCTTAAGCAAATCGCTGGGCGTCCTTGTAGGAAGTCCCAGTCCTCTTGTTATCTTGTGTTTACAAGTTCGTGTCACGTGAAGTTTCTCTAGAATCGGTTCCCTCCATTGGTTTAGGACCTTTGGGTTATCATAATCTAAAAACTTTGTACCACATCATTAACTCGTAACATCTCTATTTTATTTCCCTACATATAAAAAGTAGTTTCCTAACCAGTGGCATTTATGATTTCAGGTGATAAAGTTTCGACATTAGAAGCTCAATTACTGGAATTGTCCGCAAAATATGATGATGCCGCCAAAAAATTATCTACATCTGATGAAACAATTACTGAATTAACTCAACAAGTGGAATCTTTGAACTCAGAATTGGAAAAAGCTCGTGATAAAATATTCCGATTGGAAAATGAAATCATATCACTCAAAAGTTCTAGAGATGCTGCTGTTGATGAAAGAAACGACCTGACAAGAATAGTGGAAAGGCGCAATGCTGAAATAGAAAGGCTTACTGCTAGTGAAGCTGAACTGTCTCAACAATTGCGTTCTGCGATTGCCGCGAAATGTGAAGCTTTATCAGTTAATGATGAAATAGAAAGTAAAGAACTAGCATTACAATTTCGTGAAAAACGAATAGAGCAGGAACGGACAGTACTCAATGCCCAAATTGCAGGCCTAACTGAAGAAGTCAACCGACTCACTTCAGAGTTACAAacaataagattaaataataccagtcaatcaatcaatttggAGACAAAGCTAGCTGAAAAAATTGAAGAATTGAGAGCAGCAAATGAAACAATAAGTCAGCTTAATGATGTGCAGAAAAGTTTAAACACTCGTGCAGAAAATCTTACACAGCGCTTAATGGAACAAAGAGAAATAGAAAACCGGATgactgaaaattataaaaaagagcTAGATGCTAAAAGCAAACTTGCtgacatatttaaaactatgcaTGATGATGCTGAAGCTAAAACCGTAGAACTGACAGAAGGTATTAcagaattacaaaaattactGAATGAAGCCACAGAAAAGTATGGTGTGCTAGAGACTAAATATAAACAAGCAGAAATAGACCATGAAGAACTCATGGATaagaaaaacgaaataataaattctttgaaaaatgAATTGGAACATGCCAATGATTTGCTTAAAGCAGCTAATGCTCAAAACCTTGATATGGCTTTGAGTGATTTAGCACCTTCTGCAGCCACAGCTAGCAAACTTTTGAAATCAGGTATGTCTCTGACTCAAATTTACTCTCAGTTAGTAAAAGTAACTGATGAACTAACCCAGGAGAAGGAAGAAAATAGAAAACTAAGCGCCACAATAAACTCAATAGTTCAAGAGTTGGAAGAAAAAGCACCCCTGTTACAAAAACAGAAGGCAGAATTTGAGGAAGCTTTAGAAAGTAATACTGCTTTATCTCAGCAAATAGATTCTTTAGTTATTGAATGTAACAGACTTCGTGATGATTATGGTGAATCTTCTAAGATTGCCAATCACTATAGTCGTGAAAATGCTAAACTTAAAGGTGAATTAGCTGACTTGGGTAGACAAGTGTGTTTCCTACTTAAGGAAATCGAACATAGCCGCGGGGGTCTTTTACCAAATGGTGACCACGATTCCTCACAAACTGCTTCCAATACCACAAATTCATCTGATTTAAGCTCATCACGCATTATTTCTAAAACCTTAGTAACATTCAGTGATATTCAAGAATTGCAGTCTAATAATCAGAAGCTTTTACGTATGATTCGTGAATTGACTGAGAAACAAGAAGAATTTGAAAGACATAAAGAACAATTTGAGAGTGgagaaatgcaaaataaaatagactCTTTGAAAAATAGAGTAGTTGAATTAACTGAAGCACAAGAACGCCAGACCAAAATGGTCAATGGTCTTATAAGACAAAGGGAcatgtttaaaaagctttacCATGACCACATGAAGGGCAAACGTCATGAATTGTCTACATCTGAGGCTATGGAATTGGAAAAAAGTGGAATTTATTCATTAGATACCACACAGGAAAATGTAGTGAAACCTCCAACACTTGATACATCCcaatttgaaatcaaatataaagaaacagaaaaacaGTTAGAGTTGCTTAAAGAAGAATATAAGAcatataaagaagaaaaagtcACAAATGAAAGAATGCTGTTTGAACAAATAGATAACATGAGACAAGAAATTGGAAAACTGACTGCTGCAAATAGCAAGTGTGCCTCAACTTCAGAATACAATAATGAAAGACTTAAAATATTGCAAACTAATATCACAacctataaaaaacaaataacatctTTAGAAGAAAAGAACAAAGCTTATAATGCAACTATTGCTAAACATGAAGTTTCCTTACAACACTTAAGAGACGAAGCTTTAAATGCTCAAAGTAAACTTGCTGCTGCAGAAATACAATTAGAGAACTTAAAACTTGAAGTTAAATTGGTTAAGGATGCTGAATTGCGTCTTcaaactgaaaaagaaattttaaatagagAAAGACAAGGCCAGTCGCTGCTGTTAAAAAATTTGGAATTGATTAAAGCTAGTTTGGAGCGAGTTGAGGCTGAAAATCGAGTGAAGGTTGAAACCAGGTTAGATGAAACTACCAGAGAATGTTCCGCATTAAGAAGAAGATTGCAAGAAGAACAAGATAGATTCAGAGGATTAGCTGCTCATTTAGAACTTGAAACAAAGACTGCTAAAGAAAGACTTCAGGAAGAGAAGGAGGCAGCAGATACATTGAGGAAAGAGTTGAATGAGATTAGGAAAGACTTAGCAGAAAAAAGCAAGGCTAATGAAGAACTAACAAAGAAACTTAAAGTTGCCCTATCACCTAATACTGATGGTTCTTGtgatacagttaaaaaaataaggatgtTGGAAAACAAGTTATCAGAGAACcaagaagaaataaaatctCTTCAAGAACAACTTAATGTAGCGAAAGaacatataaaacaatattgcgACATTTCAGAAAGTGCCGAAAAGGAACTAAAATCTCTACACACTGAATATGAAtcttacaaaaaagaaactgatGCTAAATTGTCTGAATATGCAAAACAACATCAAATATTAGAAGACAAATGTTCTGAACTTGAAGCTGAATTATCTCTGCACGCAAATGGGGAACATTCTAATAGTAATACTgctttgaaaaatgaaataaataatattaaagatcAGTTAAATAATGCTGAAGCAAGCGCAAACACGTATCGTGCTGAATTAGACAATGCGCGTATCGAGATGGCTAAGCTGTCGGAAGCTGTTCAGAATGCTGAAAACAAATATACTCATGAAATGATTTTACATTCCAGTGACATACAAGTTTTATCTCAAGTAAAAGAAGAGTTACAAAGAgcacaaaatcaaattaatgagCTCACGGCAATGAAAAATAGTGCTGTAGAAGCTTTAGAAACTGAAAAGAAATCATGGCTTGACAGGCAAAAGATATTGATGAGTGAAAATGAGCAACTAAATGAGCGTTTGAAAGATCTAAATGATCAAAATGCTCTATTACATGACCAAATACAAGCTTTAGGCACACAGTTGTCTATTACTCTTGCGTCTAGATCACGATCAGAGAGTATGAATGAGTCAGCAAATGATTCTACTATGAACATATCTGTAAGTGAAGAAGATGGTAAATCATCTGAACAATTACTTCAAATTGTGAAGTTTTTAAGAAAGGAAAAAGACATTGCTATGGCTAAATTTGATATACTCCAAGCTGAAACTATGCGACTAAAATCACAGTTAGAAATAGCTGAAAAACAACTTGATGATGCCAAGTTAGCTTTAGCGGCAGAAAGAGAAAAGTCTGAAGTCAGTATGGTAACAGTAAATAAACAATCAGACATTTTGCGAAAGGTTGAAACCCTAAATGCTATAACGGACAGCAATAGGGGCTTAAGAGAAGAACGCGATCTCTTATCTACTCAAGTCACAGAGCTTACAGCTACAGTGAAAGAATTGGAAGCTCAATTACCAACAATGCAAGAAAAGATTTCCGATTTGGCAGCGAAAAATGAAACCTTGGTATCTGAAAACAATTCTTTATCAGCTGACTGTGCTAGATGGCGGACCAGAGTAAATGCATTAGTCGAACGTGCGAACAAGACAAGCCCTGAAGATTGGAAACGACTGCAAAACGAAAGAGAAACTCTCGCGAAGATGTTAACAACTGAGAAAGAAAAtgttagaaaattaaatgaagaacTTAGCTCCATAAAGGTAGAAAAGTCAAAGATAGAAGAACAATATTCTCTGCTATCCCGACAGCAGAATAATTTGGCAGAAGAAAACAAGAAGCTCAATGAAGAGTTGCAGACTCTTAAAGATGATATGGCGCGTGTTACTGAGGAGGTAACTAAACTTAAGGCTGAACATTCTTCAATTGCTTCTACTAATGCCAAGTTAACTGAAGATCTTTCGAATAAAGAAGCATCTTTAGTTGATATACGTAATAAAGAAAATCAGATAcgaaaaatagcaaaaaaatataaagctcaATATGAAGAGTTGATGAAACTAACAGAGGAAGAGAAAAAGAAATCAGAAGGCGAAGCTGCTGCTGCTGATGCCGCTGCAacagaaagtaataaaaaattcGAGGAACAGATTGCAGAACTGCAAGCAAAATTAGAAACAGAAAAAGCAAATACTGAGAAGTTAAAACAAGAGCTAGAAGCACTTAGGAGTGCAAACATGGAAAAAGAGGAAAAGTCTAAACAGGTCTTAAAACAGGCCAAAAGTAAAATTGTTCAATTAACTGAACTCAAAAACTCGTTAAGTCGTGAATTGGATGAGTCTCGTAGTAAAATAGGCGCAATCGAGCAAAGTACGCGTGACGAACAGGACGTAAGGCTTGCTCTTATAAAATCACAGTATGAAGGTCGTCTCTCACGGTTGGAGAAAGAACGCACTGAAGCACAAGCCGAAAAAACTAGAGAGGTAGAGGCGCTTCATCAAAAGGTTACCATGCTTCAGCGTCAACTGGCAAGTCAAGCTTCTTCAGCCAAGCAACAAACCACAACTGAAAAAACTACTTCCGATCCACCAACCGCTAATATTAAACCTATGGCTGGTAAGTTATTATGCTATATATATAGGTGCTTATTGGTAATAAATTCATTGTAAtagttttggtaaaaaaatatcatttatgtacttaaaatatgGCAAGATTAAAAAGATTATTGTGTCGTGTACAATATTTGAGTTATTTTAACTGTATCTTATATACACTTTGCCTAGAATAACCTCTGGTAATCTCATGGCACTTGCCTGTGCAGCGCGTCCCTGGTCCCGGATATTGATGTATTTTGTTCGAACAACGTAGGTGTAGCCCAGCAGAGCGTGACGGCGAGCCGGCGCGGCGGCGAGACGCCGCTGGCGTCCATCCGGCCGATGGCGCAGGTGGGCCCCACGGCGCCGCACGACGCGCACACCACGGAGTACATGCCGGCCTCGTCCTCGCGCCCGCtgccgcgcgccgcgctcgccgccTCCACCGCGCCGCCCGAGTCCACGCAGGTGCACATCCACCATGTCTAACAATAATGACGActtaacaattatattatagtcATGAGAAGCGCTCTTTAGCCAGTAGACGCCTAAGGTTCGTCTGAATTATATTAGTATCCTGTGTGAAAGGAATAATTTAGAagattttgcttttataattcCAGGATATGGACACTAGTGAAGCTGGCATGGGCAGTTCCGGTACTAGCGACAGTAGCGCACAACCATCTTCACATTCACAACCACCTCAACAGGTTGGaatagttattatttgaaaatagacGCAAACATCAAacttgtttacatatttttgctaTGTTGGATATAACGAAAATTTaagatacaatttattattataatacattaagatataatttattatttctagaaaatcaacgaaatacaGTGTTAAACATTATTAACTCGAAATTTATCGTCATATTGTTTATAGGCAGTTGCAATGGTGATGCCTCGCATTGAACAACCCAGTGTAGTAGCGTCCGGCAGCGTCACAGGTGTAGCCGCAGCAAGCTCAGCAGCTGCGCCCAGTGTTCCAACTGCAGCCGCGTCTGCACCCATTACAGGTATGTCTTAAAAACATGGTACCGTATCGTTATCCTCAAATgttctaaaatgtttaaaactaataataaaattgcgaAGGTACACCAGCAGGAACCTCAACCTCCGGCGCTTCACAAGCGTCGGGAAGCGTGAGCACGTCTCACGCACCTCCGGGTGTGAGCACGTCGCAGTTAGTGGCGGGCGTGAGCACGTCGCACGCGCCCGCCGGCGTGAGCACGTCGCAGACGCCGGCCGGAGTGAGCACGTCGCACCCTCCGGCGGGCGTGAGCACGTCGCAGGCGCCAGCCGGCGTGAGCACGTCGCAGCCGCCCGCGGGCGTGAGCACGTCGCACCCGCCGCCCGGCGTCAGCACCTCCCACGCGCCGCCCGACGCGCGCCCGCCCAAGCGCCGTCTGCAGCAGCGCCCGCTGGCAGCCAAGAGAACAAGGGTACAAGTACGCTATGTTGTGTTTTGGCATTACTAAGTTTCTTTAGGAGTAAAAGGGATTTTCTGCATTTCTGCTAGTGAGTTTCGCGGGGAAAATTACAGCTCTATAATAATTGTACGACAACAACTAAGTAGAAAGCTGTTCTTATCCTAACAGAGATGTTAAAGCCAGGTTAAAACCTGACTGTCCTTTGGATACCGCATCTACCTAATTTGAaatcttaatcatttttataatatgttatggTATGGTATAGGGTTTCGAACGGTCAGTGGAAGTGGAATACCAAGTACCAACATCGTCCCGCTGTGATCAAGATGACGAGGGCGTTATTGTCGTAGACTCGGAAGAAGATGACGAGCGATGCACGGGCACTATGTATAGGGTACgactgattattttattacgtgaCAACTACATTTTGCAGCAGAAaggaaaaaaatcattcatttttactataaaaccaCAGGAAGGAGAGGAGGATGAAGACGATATAGATGAGGAGCAAGAGGTTGAGGGAGGCGAAGAAGAGGAGGAAGTAGAAGGAGATGATGCCGAAACTGCAGCCCGAcaggttaatattttaatgttcatCATGGGCATGAATTTTAAGAGTAAAGaacaaaagattattaaaaaaattgtttaatttaaaaaaaaaccattgatATGAAATATGTTATGAACGGTATATGGTAATAACATAATGAGGGTGCAATCACTGAAGTAATTACTAAGTCATGTTGCGTGGGCAGGAATCTCCGGCGCAGTCCCCGTCAGAGGAGCGCGCGgccagcggcgcgggcgcggccgagCCCGACAGCGACCCCGCGCCCGCCATACAGCAGATAGAGGCCATCAGCAGCGGCACCGAGCGTGAGCACTTACCGACACATTATGAATATTAACTTTGTCATAAGTTGCAAGTACACTCGTCAATGATTGG encodes:
- the LOC113495827 gene encoding nucleoprotein TPR isoform X5, translated to MEAAESEAGAKNHLTDVLSQEEIANLSNPVAEKINAYIDEKFGEYLTAKALHETNKTQIGDKVSTLEAQLLELSAKYDDAAKKLSTSDETITELTQQVESLNSELEKARDKIFRLENEIISLKSSRDAAVDERNDLTRIVERRNAEIERLTASEAELSQQLRSAIAAKCEALSVNDEIESKELALQFREKRIEQERTVLNAQIAGLTEEVNRLTSELQTIRLNNTSQSINLETKLAEKIEELRAANETISQLNDVQKSLNTRAENLTQRLMEQREIENRMTENYKKELDAKSKLADIFKTMHDDAEAKTVELTEGITELQKLLNEATEKYGVLETKYKQAEIDHEELMDKKNEIINSLKNELEHANDLLKAANAQNLDMALSDLAPSAATASKLLKSGMSLTQIYSQLVKVTDELTQEKEENRKLSATINSIVQELEEKAPLLQKQKAEFEEALESNTALSQQIDSLVIECNRLRDDYGESSKIANHYSRENAKLKGELADLGRQVCFLLKEIEHSRGGLLPNGDHDSSQTASNTTNSSDLSSSRIISKTLVTFSDIQELQSNNQKLLRMIRELTEKQEEFERHKEQFESGEMQNKIDSLKNRVVELTEAQERQTKMVNGLIRQRDMFKKLYHDHMKGKRHELSTSEAMELEKSGIYSLDTTQENVVKPPTLDTSQFEIKYKETEKQLELLKEEYKTYKEEKVTNERMLFEQIDNMRQEIGKLTAANSKCASTSEYNNERLKILQTNITTYKKQITSLEEKNKAYNATIAKHEVSLQHLRDEALNAQSKLAAAEIQLENLKLEVKLVKDAELRLQTEKEILNRERQGQSLLLKNLELIKASLERVEAENRVKVETRLDETTRECSALRRRLQEEQDRFRGLAAHLELETKTAKERLQEEKEAADTLRKELNEIRKDLAEKSKANEELTKKLKVALSPNTDGSCDTVKKIRMLENKLSENQEEIKSLQEQLNVAKEHIKQYCDISESAEKELKSLHTEYESYKKETDAKLSEYAKQHQILEDKCSELEAELSLHANGEHSNSNTALKNEINNIKDQLNNAEASANTYRAELDNARIEMAKLSEAVQNAENKYTHEMILHSSDIQVLSQVKEELQRAQNQINELTAMKNSAVEALETEKKSWLDRQKILMSENEQLNERLKDLNDQNALLHDQIQALGTQLSITLASRSRSESMNESANDSTMNISVSEEDGKSSEQLLQIVKFLRKEKDIAMAKFDILQAETMRLKSQLEIAEKQLDDAKLALAAEREKSEVSMVTVNKQSDILRKVETLNAITDSNRGLREERDLLSTQVTELTATVKELEAQLPTMQEKISDLAAKNETLVSENNSLSADCARWRTRVNALVERANKTSPEDWKRLQNERETLAKMLTTEKENVRKLNEELSSIKVEKSKIEEQYSLLSRQQNNLAEENKKLNEELQTLKDDMARVTEEVTKLKAEHSSIASTNAKLTEDLSNKEASLVDIRNKENQIRKIAKKYKAQYEELMKLTEEEKKKSEGEAAAADAAATESNKKFEEQIAELQAKLETEKANTEKLKQELEALRSANMEKEEKSKQVLKQAKSKIVQLTELKNSLSRELDESRSKIGAIEQSTRDEQDVRLALIKSQYEGRLSRLEKERTEAQAEKTREVEALHQKVTMLQRQLASQASSAKQQTTTEKTTSDPPTANIKPMAGVAQQSVTASRRGGETPLASIRPMAQVGPTAPHDAHTTEYMPASSSRPLPRAALAASTAPPESTQDMDTSEAGMGSSGTSDSSAQPSSHSQPPQQAVAMVMPRIEQPSVVASGSVTGVAAASSAAAPSVPTAAASAPITGTPAGTSTSGASQASGSVSTSHAPPGVSTSQLVAGVSTSHAPAGVSTSQTPAGVSTSHPPAGVSTSQAPAGVSTSQPPAGVSTSHPPPGVSTSHAPPDARPPKRRLQQRPLAAKRTRVQGFERSVEVEYQVPTSSRCDQDDEGVIVVDSEEDDERCTGTMYREGEEDEDDIDEEQEVEGGEEEEEVEGDDAETAARQESPAQSPSEERAASGAGAAEPDSDPAPAIQQIEAISSGTEPSGTLSLGGNGVDDGDDSIVPSTPTLYVPRRNDGFGEAVVSPRRRRPRSRRSPTRVRVKEEKHVNGRSHVWKKKRLPSVHRVVNHHRLTNR
- the LOC113495827 gene encoding nucleoprotein TPR isoform X2, translating into MEAAESEAGAKNHLTDVLSQEEIANLSNPVAEKINAYIDEKFGEYLTAKALHETNKTQIGDKVSTLEAQLLELSAKYDDAAKKLSTSDETITELTQQVESLNSELEKARDKIFRLENEIISLKSSRDAAVDERNDLTRIVERRNAEIERLTASEAELSQQLRSAIAAKCEALSVNDEIESKELALQFREKRIEQERTVLNAQIAGLTEEVNRLTSELQTIRLNNTSQSINLETKLAEKIEELRAANETISQLNDVQKSLNTRAENLTQRLMEQREIENRMTENYKKELDAKSKLADIFKTMHDDAEAKTVELTEGITELQKLLNEATEKYGVLETKYKQAEIDHEELMDKKNEIINSLKNELEHANDLLKAANAQNLDMALSDLAPSAATASKLLKSGMSLTQIYSQLVKVTDELTQEKEENRKLSATINSIVQELEEKAPLLQKQKAEFEEALESNTALSQQIDSLVIECNRLRDDYGESSKIANHYSRENAKLKGELADLGRQVCFLLKEIEHSRGGLLPNGDHDSSQTASNTTNSSDLSSSRIISKTLVTFSDIQELQSNNQKLLRMIRELTEKQEEFERHKEQFESGEMQNKIDSLKNRVVELTEAQERQTKMVNGLIRQRDMFKKLYHDHMKGKRHELSTSEAMELEKSGIYSLDTTQENVVKPPTLDTSQFEIKYKETEKQLELLKEEYKTYKEEKVTNERMLFEQIDNMRQEIGKLTAANSKCASTSEYNNERLKILQTNITTYKKQITSLEEKNKAYNATIAKHEVSLQHLRDEALNAQSKLAAAEIQLENLKLEVKLVKDAELRLQTEKEILNRERQGQSLLLKNLELIKASLERVEAENRVKVETRLDETTRECSALRRRLQEEQDRFRGLAAHLELETKTAKERLQEEKEAADTLRKELNEIRKDLAEKSKANEELTKKLKVALSPNTDGSCDTVKKIRMLENKLSENQEEIKSLQEQLNVAKEHIKQYCDISESAEKELKSLHTEYESYKKETDAKLSEYAKQHQILEDKCSELEAELSLHANGEHSNSNTALKNEINNIKDQLNNAEASANTYRAELDNARIEMAKLSEAVQNAENKYTHEMILHSSDIQVLSQVKEELQRAQNQINELTAMKNSAVEALETEKKSWLDRQKILMSENEQLNERLKDLNDQNALLHDQIQALGTQLSITLASRSRSESMNESANDSTMNISVSEEDGKSSEQLLQIVKFLRKEKDIAMAKFDILQAETMRLKSQLEIAEKQLDDAKLALAAEREKSEVSMVTVNKQSDILRKVETLNAITDSNRGLREERDLLSTQVTELTATVKELEAQLPTMQEKISDLAAKNETLVSENNSLSADCARWRTRVNALVERANKTSPEDWKRLQNERETLAKMLTTEKENVRKLNEELSSIKVEKSKIEEQYSLLSRQQNNLAEENKKLNEELQTLKDDMARVTEEVTKLKAEHSSIASTNAKLTEDLSNKEASLVDIRNKENQIRKIAKKYKAQYEELMKLTEEEKKKSEGEAAAADAAATESNKKFEEQIAELQAKLETEKANTEKLKQELEALRSANMEKEEKSKQVLKQAKSKIVQLTELKNSLSRELDESRSKIGAIEQSTRDEQDVRLALIKSQYEGRLSRLEKERTEAQAEKTREVEALHQKVTMLQRQLASQASSAKQQTTTEKTTSDPPTANIKPMAGVAQQSVTASRRGGETPLASIRPMAQVGPTAPHDAHTTEYMPASSSRPLPRAALAASTAPPESTQDMDTSEAGMGSSGTSDSSAQPSSHSQPPQQAVAMVMPRIEQPSVVASGSVTGVAAASSAAAPSVPTAAASAPITGTPAGTSTSGASQASGSVSTSHAPPGVSTSQLVAGVSTSHAPAGVSTSQTPAGVSTSHPPAGVSTSQAPAGVSTSQPPAGVSTSHPPPGVSTSHAPPDARPPKRRLQQRPLAAKRTRVQGFERSVEVEYQVPTSSRCDQDDEGVIVVDSEEDDERCTGTMYREGEEDEDDIDEEQEVEGGEEEEEVEGDDAETAARQESPAQSPSEERAASGAGAAEPDSDPAPAIQQIEAISSGTEPSGTLSLGGNGVDDGDDSIVPSTPTLYVPRRNDGFGEAVVSAPPQAPQPPLSDSRASEGGETREWEESRVEEEATAVSSQGSEPSSPHQQVAEEGREAEASAPTGVARRAQTHAHSSHSPHSQNQRWMRAADSESGTRGRGMRSRGRPSRRSHNYMRF